From Proteus vulgaris:
GTGGCTGAAATTACATCATCAACAATTTGATGTTATTAATACTCACAGCTCTACCGATGCATGGCTAGTAGCTGTTTCTTGTGCCACATTACGCCATTCACCCGTTGTTGTCCGTACGCGACATGTTTCTACTGATGTTTCTCGTTCACTACCTACTCGCTGGCTCTATCTTTCATCTAGTGCTCACATTGTGACAACAGGTGAGAAATTACGTCATACACTGCATCAACATAATCGATTTCCGTTAGAAAAAATGACATCAGTACCTACTGGTATTGATTTGCAACGTTTTTTTCCACAGGATAAACAGCATGCCAGAGCGAAAATAGGTATCCCTAATAAACCAACATTAGGGATAGTGGCGACTATGCGAGTGTGGAAAGGGCATAAATATTTAGTTGAAGCATGGAAATCATTACATCAGCAGTTTCCCGATTGGCAATTAATTTTTGTCGGTGATGGACCTCAGCGTAAAAATTTAGAGCCAATGGTTAAAAATGCGGGATTAGCGCAAAGTATTTTCTTTTTAGGTAATCGTAATGATGTGCCTGATTGTTTAAATGCAATGGATCTCTTTGCATTACCTTCTTTTGGTAATGAAGGTGTACCTCAAGGCATTATGCAAGCAATGGCCTGTGGTTTACCGGTTGTTTCTACAACGGTGGGAGCTATTAGCGAAGCTGTTATTGATGGTAAAACGGGTTTTACATTGGCGCCGCAAGAACAAGAAGCACTAACAAGCCATTTAGCTAAATTAATGGGCTCAGAACAATTACGTGAACAGATGGGAAAAGCCGCGCTTGAACATGCTGTTTCACGATTTGGCTTGGATAATATGCTAGATAAGATGGAAAGGATCTTTATTCAGGCAATTAACGATAAAAATAAATCAGTATGATTAATGTTGATAATAAAGTCGTGAAACGATTATCTCTACTCATCATACTTTAAGTTGTCGTATGGTTGACTACATTTATTCGTACTAGGTACACCTTGAATGACTTAGAGTCTCTATTATAACTTAGTGTATTCATCTTATTGATGAATATTTGTAATACTTTTTAGTGTATAGTCTGAGAAGTAAATGTATCATTTAAGCCAAATAAAAAGCATATGGATCCAAATAATATATTGGTTATAGCGATAGCCCGTTTCGGTGATACATTACTTATCACACCGGTTATCCATGCATTAAAACAGCGTTGGCCTAATGCTCATATTCATGTGCTTGCACATAAACGTAGTGCATGCATTCTTGAGCATAATCCTGATATTGATTGTATTAGACATTTTTCTAAAAAAAGAGCTATTTGGGCAGGCTGGTTACCTCATAAGCCTTATGATTTAGCGCTAGTATATGGCAATGATAGTGAGTTGGTGAACTATGCACGTCGTCAATCTCACCATACTGTGGCTTTTTCTGATAAGTCGCAACAGCAAACTGATGTGACTTGGGTTGAACGTCCCAAATTGCCGCTGGTTGCACAAAAAGAACGTGCCTTATTAATTAATGTGTTAGGGATTTATCCGAGTTGTTGGCAGTTACGTTACTTTATCAGTGATGAAGAAGCGAGTTTTGCACAACAATTTTTAAAAGATAATTCATTAATTAATAAGAATATTATTGGTTTTCAATTACAGAGCTTTCCGGCTAAGGCCTATAGAGATTGGCCGGTGGAAAATTTTCTACAATTAGCAAAGCAGATAATTTCCCATGACGCGAGTACGTATTTCTTGCTATTAGGTAGTAAGGAAAGTGAACAACTCTCCATTGATTTAGCTAAAAAAATGGGTGAAGAGCGCTGTTTAGCCTTAGCTGGTCAAGTTTCAATGCGACAAAATGCGGCAATTATGGCGAATTTATCGCTTTATGTAGGGGTAGATACAGGGCCTACACATTTAGCCGGGGCTTTAGATATCCCAATGGTGGCGTTATACCATAGCTATCACCCAGGATGCTATTTAGCGCCATTACAACATTCTTGTTGTCAGGTTATCCAACACCCAACCTCGTTGGAAAATGCTCGTCGCGAAGACAATATGGCTGAAATATCAGTTGAAGAAGTGTGGAATGCAGTGCGTAATATCATTGATGGAATGAAGGTGAAAAAGTAATTCATGAAGATCGGTATAATTGATGTCACAATCACCATGTCTTATGGCGGGATCCAAACAGCGGTTTGGGAACTGGCTAAGCAATTGCATGATGCTGGTCATGAAGTTCATCTTTATGGTGGCAATGGCGATATTCGACACAATCTGGCAGGACGCCAAATACAGGTTCACACTTACCCTTATACCCCAAGAGATAAAGTGATTGATCTTGGTGGGCGTTTTCGTCGTATTGTTGAGCGTTATACTTTTGCGCGACATGCCAAAAAAGAGGTGATCAGCCAACATTTTGATTGGGTGATTTTAACGAAGCCTTTTGATTTTTTTTGGCCTTCTATGATGCCTAAATCATCATCAACTCGCTTTTGTTATATGAGTGGGGGAACCAGTTTTTTTAAAGGCGATCGCAGGTTAGGTAAAAAGATTTCAGCATGGGTTGCATGTAGCCATTTTAATGCTTGGCAAATCCAACATCATTTTAAGCAGTTTCCAAACGTGATTTATAATGGTGTGGATATTGAAAAGTTTAAACCTATGACCACGTCATTGCGTGAGCAATTAGGGATCAATGAGTCTACTTTTTTACTCTCATTTGCAGGACGGTTAGTGGGTTGGAAGGGCTTGAGTGTCGCAATTGATGCCATCGAGCAGTTAAAAGGTGAAGATGTTAAACTTCTGATTATCGGTGCTGGTGATGATCTTGAACGATTAAAAAAGAAAGCAATTTCTAAAGGCATTGCAGAACAAGTTATTTTTCATCAACCTGTCGAACATAACGTATTACCAGAATTTTATGCAGCAAGTGACGCAGGTATTTTTCCGAGTACAGGAGATGAAGCTTTCGGTATTACGATTGCAGAAGCGATGGCGTGTGCAAAACCTGTTATTGCAAGCCATATCGGGGGTATTCCTGAGGTGGTAGGTAATGAAGGTACCGCTGGAGTTCTCGTCGCACCAGGTAATGCCGATGAAATTGTGATGGCGATTAATCATCTGCGCACATTACCAGATAGAGGTAAAAGCATGGGAGAGCTGGCTCGTCTACGCATTGAATCACGTTATACTTGGCAACACTCTGCGCAACGTTTATTGCAGGCATTGGCGTCATAATTATGAAAATTGCCTATCTTGATCCTTATCCAGTGCCTGACTTACGTGTGGCTTCATTACAAATTTTACAAAATGTGGATGCATTTGCTCGAGCCGGTGCTCAAGTGACATTAGTCACACCTAAAGGGCAATATCGAGATAGTGATATATTAGGTCGTTCAATTCATACTAATGCGAGTTTAGTTTCTTTAAGAGATATTCGCCGTAAATGGTATTTTCCATTTAATTCACAAAAACTTTTCTCATTACAGATCACTCGCTGGGTAAAGCAAAATAACGTTGATGCGTTGTTTACCCGTAATTTAAAACTAGCTTGTTATCTTTGTGAAAATTATCCAGAAACTCCTCTCTTTTTTGAAAGCCATGAAATTTTCGCTCAATCTTTTGCAGAGTCTCATTCATTTGAGAAAAAAAAGAATCGTGCTAAATATCATAAGCTATTAAAAATGGAGAAATTAGTTTACAACCGAGCGACGGGTATTTTTGTTCTTACTTCATTGTTAAGAGATGATATTGTTTCGCAGTATCAAGTTACTACGCCAATAACAGTGGTTCCTGATGGAGTTGATTTACATGCTGTGGCTGATTATCAGGTCAAGCCGTTAATTTCTGAGAAAAACTTTACTGAGGTATTGTATTTAGGGAGTTTGCATAAATGGAAAGGCATTCCAACCATGATGCGAGCAATGAAATATCTTGATAATGCACGACTTAATATTGCGGGTGGTACACCAGAACAGATTGAAGGATTAACTTTATTAGCTCAAGAAATGGATGTAAAAGATAAAGTGAATTTCTTGGGATTTATTGATCCCAAAAAACGCTTTGAAGCAATTGGTCAACACGATATCTGTGTACTTCCGCTTACATTAACTAGCATTGGAAGTCGTTACACTTCACCTCTTAAGTTATTTGAATATATGGCGATGGAAAAACCTGTAGTAATTTCGGATTTTCCTTCAATTCGTGATGTTGTGGATGAGAAAGCGGTGAGTTTTGCCGATAGTGGTGATGCGCAGAGTTTTGCAAAACAGATAATACAGCTAAGAGAAAACCCGCAACGAGCTAAAGAAAAAACAACTCATGCCCGCTCTCTAGTTGAAAACTATTACAACTGGGATAAGCGGGCAGAGATTATATTAAAAACAATAGAGAAGTTAATTAAGTAACCTATTGTTGTTTATCTGATGGTGAGACTGATTGATTATTGAGTAAGGCATGACGCAATGCCAGCATTAATCCCACCAAAATACCCACTTGATTGATATAGGCATTTTCAAATAACCCTCGCAATACATAGACCCCTAAAAAAGACATCAGTAGCACCAAGGAAACTTGGCGAATAATCCCGTGATTTTTTCTTATTAGCTGGATACCTTGGACAATAATCGAAGAGCAAAAATAAAGAATACCAAATAGTCCTAACACACCACCGGCAAACCAGAAAGCTAAAAAGATATTATGAGGGCCAATGGATTTTTTAAATATCCAATTTGGGTGATCTTTAACTTTTTCATTATAGACGTTATGGTAGAGTTGGTTACCATAACCATAACCTTTTATGGGGTGTTCTAAAATAAGGTTTAATGCTGAGCTATTACTTCCATTATCAAAGCGTAGGCCACTACTTGTTTGAGTTAGTTTTTGCTTCAGCTTAGCTTTAATAATAATATTCGGTGATGATTGTATGATGACTATATATAAAATTATAGTTGTAATTATACTTGTTTTTACAAGTAACCAATTCTTTTCAATAATTATTATTGATAATACAATTACTATTAATGTAACCCAAGCTCCTCTTGCTAATGTTCCAAGCATAATAAATATAATTAGGCAATTGAATACTATAAAAAGCAACCACTCATAAATACTTGGTCTCTTTTTATATGTCCAATAAATTAAGCTTACAGGAAAAAAAAATAATAATGCATAGGTTATTTCTCGGTGCAGTCGTTGACTTTGCCATGTAAATGGTTTTACTTGAGGATATTCCAAATAATACTGCACTAACTCCTTTGCCATAATTACCAATAACCCAATCGCAAAAGCCACCATCACCATCTTGGCAATATCAGCAGGTTTCTCTTTGTACAGCACAATCGGAAAGGTAACGGCAAAAAGCAGTAATCCATTGAGTATCGGCTTATTAATCTCTTTTATACTAATGCTGGGCTCGACAGAAATTAGTATGGAATAACCAATCACCAGCAATAAAAATAGCAGTGAGAATGACAGATTATTTTTAAATATTTTACAGATAGCCTTAAAATCACGTACCAAATACCACAGTGCTGTTGCACCAATTAATCCCATCACAATATTTTTATAACGGGTGATATCTGGTAAGTAGATCAATATAATGTAAAGCCCGATAATGGATAAATTCCAAAGGGATTTTTTACTATAGTCTTTAAACAACATCATAATAATCTGCTATCGTCCTTTCTACTTTTAGGGAAACTGATCATACAATAAAAATGATGTTATCGCTGTATCTCTTATCTGATAATAATGGAGCCACCTGTGCCTGAATTGCCAGAAGTCGAAACCAGTCGCCGAGGTATTGAACCTCACATTGTGGGCAATGTATTGCACTATGCCATTGTGCGTAATAGTAAATTACGCTGGCCTGTTTCAGAGAAAATAAAAACGTTACTGGATGAACCTATTTTAAGTGTGAAGCGTCGTGCTAAGTACTTGCTAATAGAACTTAATACTGGGTGGATCATAATCCATTTGGGGATGTCAGGAAGTGTGCGTATTTTATTAGAGGAACAGCCTGAGGAAAAACACGATCATATCGATTTGGTTTTTCGGGATGGTAAAGTATTGCGTTATACCGATCCACGACGCTTTGGTGCTTGGTTATGGTGTGAAGATTTGACAACCAGCGCAGTATTAGCCCATTTAGGACCTGAACCGCTTTCTGATGGATTTAATGCCGAATACCTATATCAACAGTCGAAAAATAAAAAAACAGCTATTAAACCGTGGTTAATGGATAATAAATTAGTTGTTGGTGTCGGCAATATTTATGCTAATGAGGCGCTATTTTCATCGGGCATTATGCCTGATAGAAAAGCTAATAGCTTAACGCAAGAAGAGTGTGAGGTTCTTGTTACGGCGATCAA
This genomic window contains:
- the rfaL gene encoding O-antigen ligase RfaL gives rise to the protein MMLFKDYSKKSLWNLSIIGLYIILIYLPDITRYKNIVMGLIGATALWYLVRDFKAICKIFKNNLSFSLLFLLLVIGYSILISVEPSISIKEINKPILNGLLLFAVTFPIVLYKEKPADIAKMVMVAFAIGLLVIMAKELVQYYLEYPQVKPFTWQSQRLHREITYALLFFFPVSLIYWTYKKRPSIYEWLLFIVFNCLIIFIMLGTLARGAWVTLIVIVLSIIIIEKNWLLVKTSIITTIILYIVIIQSSPNIIIKAKLKQKLTQTSSGLRFDNGSNSSALNLILEHPIKGYGYGNQLYHNVYNEKVKDHPNWIFKKSIGPHNIFLAFWFAGGVLGLFGILYFCSSIIVQGIQLIRKNHGIIRQVSLVLLMSFLGVYVLRGLFENAYINQVGILVGLMLALRHALLNNQSVSPSDKQQ
- a CDS encoding glycosyltransferase family 4 protein, whose product is MMKIAYLDPYPVPDLRVASLQILQNVDAFARAGAQVTLVTPKGQYRDSDILGRSIHTNASLVSLRDIRRKWYFPFNSQKLFSLQITRWVKQNNVDALFTRNLKLACYLCENYPETPLFFESHEIFAQSFAESHSFEKKKNRAKYHKLLKMEKLVYNRATGIFVLTSLLRDDIVSQYQVTTPITVVPDGVDLHAVADYQVKPLISEKNFTEVLYLGSLHKWKGIPTMMRAMKYLDNARLNIAGGTPEQIEGLTLLAQEMDVKDKVNFLGFIDPKKRFEAIGQHDICVLPLTLTSIGSRYTSPLKLFEYMAMEKPVVISDFPSIRDVVDEKAVSFADSGDAQSFAKQIIQLRENPQRAKEKTTHARSLVENYYNWDKRAEIILKTIEKLIK
- the mutM gene encoding bifunctional DNA-formamidopyrimidine glycosylase/DNA-(apurinic or apyrimidinic site) lyase: MPELPEVETSRRGIEPHIVGNVLHYAIVRNSKLRWPVSEKIKTLLDEPILSVKRRAKYLLIELNTGWIIIHLGMSGSVRILLEEQPEEKHDHIDLVFRDGKVLRYTDPRRFGAWLWCEDLTTSAVLAHLGPEPLSDGFNAEYLYQQSKNKKTAIKPWLMDNKLVVGVGNIYANEALFSSGIMPDRKANSLTQEECEVLVTAIKRVLTRSIEQGGTTLKDFLQSDGKPGYFAQELFVYGRKDKPCLICGQQIESIKQGQRSTFFCRHCQHGDNER
- a CDS encoding glycosyltransferase family 9 protein, yielding MDPNNILVIAIARFGDTLLITPVIHALKQRWPNAHIHVLAHKRSACILEHNPDIDCIRHFSKKRAIWAGWLPHKPYDLALVYGNDSELVNYARRQSHHTVAFSDKSQQQTDVTWVERPKLPLVAQKERALLINVLGIYPSCWQLRYFISDEEASFAQQFLKDNSLINKNIIGFQLQSFPAKAYRDWPVENFLQLAKQIISHDASTYFLLLGSKESEQLSIDLAKKMGEERCLALAGQVSMRQNAAIMANLSLYVGVDTGPTHLAGALDIPMVALYHSYHPGCYLAPLQHSCCQVIQHPTSLENARREDNMAEISVEEVWNAVRNIIDGMKVKK
- a CDS encoding glycosyltransferase family 4 protein codes for the protein MSKSVLSILHTESSCGWGGQEIRILTEAQGMIRRGHKVALVCCPTSKIAKAAPDYGIDVFTLPIEKKRLSALKALRQWLKLHHQQFDVINTHSSTDAWLVAVSCATLRHSPVVVRTRHVSTDVSRSLPTRWLYLSSSAHIVTTGEKLRHTLHQHNRFPLEKMTSVPTGIDLQRFFPQDKQHARAKIGIPNKPTLGIVATMRVWKGHKYLVEAWKSLHQQFPDWQLIFVGDGPQRKNLEPMVKNAGLAQSIFFLGNRNDVPDCLNAMDLFALPSFGNEGVPQGIMQAMACGLPVVSTTVGAISEAVIDGKTGFTLAPQEQEALTSHLAKLMGSEQLREQMGKAALEHAVSRFGLDNMLDKMERIFIQAINDKNKSV
- a CDS encoding glycosyltransferase family 4 protein, which produces MKIGIIDVTITMSYGGIQTAVWELAKQLHDAGHEVHLYGGNGDIRHNLAGRQIQVHTYPYTPRDKVIDLGGRFRRIVERYTFARHAKKEVISQHFDWVILTKPFDFFWPSMMPKSSSTRFCYMSGGTSFFKGDRRLGKKISAWVACSHFNAWQIQHHFKQFPNVIYNGVDIEKFKPMTTSLREQLGINESTFLLSFAGRLVGWKGLSVAIDAIEQLKGEDVKLLIIGAGDDLERLKKKAISKGIAEQVIFHQPVEHNVLPEFYAASDAGIFPSTGDEAFGITIAEAMACAKPVIASHIGGIPEVVGNEGTAGVLVAPGNADEIVMAINHLRTLPDRGKSMGELARLRIESRYTWQHSAQRLLQALAS